Proteins from a single region of Runella sp. SP2:
- a CDS encoding SusD/RagB family nutrient-binding outer membrane lipoprotein, which yields MKNIIRKLAFSLPFWTTIVVGVGGLVGCDKGFDEMNVNPIALTAVDPGYQLNTAIVNTAPAYGNLSYETTIVKQMITPFSGQGSAANFNQDNRGVASGNWNTYYQTNIKELTDALAKTKDIPARSNLYNMIRIWQAYSFMILTDTYGDIPYTQAGRNYLEGISTPVYDTQESVYMAILSELDGASAALDASKARATTDLLYDGDVTKWKRLGYSLLLRAAMRLSKVNPAKAAEYVAKAVTGGVMQSNADNAIIRHNASFTNPIGSQLNGGQSAFFYLSEDFVEYLNKNNDPRLASIAVRYVGATSGAQQVESRANRTSAVQIGAPQGYDNTTISTAVAAKKLASLWDYSQLDRTRMGGLTAPSFLVTYAQTQLLLAEAVYRKWTTGDAATLYANGIKANMQQYASYGANTAIADAAIDTYVKANPLAVGKELEQINTQYWVATFLNGPESWANFRRSDFPVLTPNTYPGKDLKTEPFIRRLTYTDAELNVNKVNVQKAIDRQGPNLLDTRIWWDKK from the coding sequence ATGAAAAATATAATCAGAAAATTGGCTTTTTCGCTCCCTTTTTGGACGACAATCGTTGTTGGAGTGGGGGGCTTGGTTGGCTGCGATAAAGGGTTTGATGAAATGAACGTAAACCCCATTGCCCTCACGGCCGTTGACCCTGGCTATCAACTCAATACGGCCATTGTCAATACGGCACCTGCCTACGGGAACTTGAGTTACGAAACGACCATCGTCAAGCAGATGATTACGCCCTTTAGCGGGCAAGGGTCGGCGGCGAATTTTAACCAAGACAATCGCGGGGTAGCGTCGGGTAATTGGAATACGTATTACCAAACCAACATCAAAGAACTGACAGATGCTCTAGCTAAAACCAAAGATATCCCTGCGCGCTCGAACCTCTACAATATGATTCGGATTTGGCAGGCGTATTCGTTCATGATTTTGACCGATACCTACGGCGATATTCCCTATACTCAAGCAGGCCGAAATTATTTGGAAGGCATTTCAACGCCTGTTTACGACACCCAAGAGTCGGTGTATATGGCGATTCTGAGTGAATTAGACGGTGCTTCGGCTGCTCTGGATGCCTCTAAAGCCAGAGCAACTACCGATTTGTTGTACGATGGAGACGTCACCAAATGGAAGCGATTGGGGTATTCACTTTTGTTGAGAGCGGCCATGCGTTTATCAAAGGTAAACCCAGCAAAAGCGGCAGAATACGTCGCGAAGGCCGTGACGGGTGGGGTGATGCAATCCAACGCAGACAATGCGATCATTCGTCACAATGCGAGTTTTACCAATCCTATTGGTTCACAACTCAACGGGGGGCAGTCGGCGTTCTTTTACCTTTCCGAAGATTTTGTGGAGTATTTGAATAAAAATAATGACCCGCGCTTAGCCTCGATTGCGGTGCGCTACGTGGGTGCAACCAGCGGTGCCCAGCAGGTGGAGTCGCGGGCCAATCGTACGTCTGCGGTTCAGATTGGGGCTCCTCAAGGCTACGACAACACGACAATAAGCACCGCCGTTGCCGCTAAAAAACTGGCAAGTTTGTGGGATTATAGTCAATTGGATCGTACGCGTATGGGCGGCTTAACGGCGCCTAGCTTTTTGGTGACCTATGCCCAAACCCAACTGTTGTTGGCAGAGGCGGTGTATCGGAAATGGACAACGGGCGATGCCGCCACACTGTATGCCAACGGGATAAAGGCCAACATGCAGCAATATGCGAGTTACGGTGCAAATACGGCTATTGCCGACGCGGCGATAGATACGTACGTGAAAGCGAATCCGTTAGCCGTTGGAAAAGAGTTGGAGCAAATTAATACGCAATACTGGGTGGCAACCTTCCTGAATGGCCCTGAGTCGTGGGCAAACTTCCGAAGAAGCGATTTCCCCGTGTTAACACCGAATACGTATCCTGGGAAAGACCTTAAAACGGAGCCATTTATTCGCCGTTTGACTTACACCGATGCCGAGTTGAATGTCAATAAAGTAAATGTCCAAAAGGCCATCGACC
- a CDS encoding SusC/RagA family TonB-linked outer membrane protein, protein MELLAELIKGKVSDEKGVGLPGVSVLIKGTQRGTTTNVDGAYQLEVPNNASVLVFSYVGYESKEVIVGTQTAINISLVPESKSLGEVVVTALGIKKQAKSVGYATATVGTDEMTVNRTANFMNALQGKMAGVNITSLGSGPAGTSKIRIRGQSSFGGNNSPLIVVNGVPIDNTNNGARGDVSERGSNRTSDGGDGLSSINPDDIESMTVLKGAAASALYGSRAKDGVIMITTKNRGSGSGVSLTYNSNFTSETPLDYTDYQYEYGQGENGLRPTAAFPTSGQWSFGEKFQPGMTQVLFDNITVPYEPQRNQISQFYQKGYTWTNTMTLSSGGENGGFSLSVSNLDNRTILRNSGYHRRTINLGFTQTFAKKLTVSGNVNYSNEYRKNPPNIAEQDYSPVIIFNMANSMPLDLLEKNAEDANGNEVVWSRFTNRTNPYFALKRFDNIRNDRVFGNLTARYNFTDWLFLQGRVGQDYYSREQDYNLPTGTQRQPAAPAGFVNGQFVQDARSVRELNADFLLGANRTFGVIGMNVNVGGNQMYRRISRHNVFVQDFYTRNLYTVGNGRLRDATYDFSERQVNSLYASAEVSYKDYLFLNGTVRNDWFSTLSPANRSILYPSITASFVFSQAFATKLPTWINFGKIRAAYAEVGSDTDVSPYANNLFYSINAQQFPSPTGVAQPLGTISGSTVPNPNLRPMRVSEKEFGLELKLFNNFLGLDFTYYDKLSSDQILRAQTSNAGGYLTQLINVGQSQNRGVEMLVTLNPIRREDLTWSLILNAAYNKTKVLDLGSGVSDNMITVGTGEFTGELRQVVGQPMGQLFGFGYLRDAQGRQVFDAGNGRPLRTATQIPFGSALPLWVGGITNSFNFKGVELSFLIDFKLGHKMISGTNHNAWRHGLHKATLVGRAENFVIGDGVNPNGEVNKTKSVVQAFYETVRSQNIAEEFVYNAGLWQLRQISLGYDLSKLLPANRRFVKGIRLNAVANNVAVIKKWVPNIHPEQFGFPSDNLVGLEATGLPITRNIGFNLNVKF, encoded by the coding sequence ATGGAGTTACTGGCCGAACTCATTAAGGGGAAAGTGTCCGACGAAAAGGGCGTAGGTTTGCCAGGCGTAAGTGTCTTGATCAAAGGAACGCAGCGCGGTACTACCACCAACGTTGATGGGGCGTATCAACTGGAAGTGCCCAACAACGCGTCGGTGCTGGTTTTTAGCTACGTCGGATACGAAAGTAAGGAAGTCATCGTGGGCACGCAAACGGCCATCAACATTTCGCTAGTACCCGAAAGTAAGTCGTTGGGTGAGGTGGTTGTGACGGCCTTGGGGATAAAAAAACAAGCAAAAAGTGTGGGTTATGCGACCGCAACGGTAGGGACAGACGAAATGACAGTCAACCGTACTGCCAATTTTATGAATGCGTTGCAGGGTAAAATGGCGGGGGTAAATATCACATCGTTGGGGTCTGGACCCGCAGGTACGAGCAAAATTCGTATTCGCGGGCAATCGTCGTTTGGAGGAAATAATTCTCCTTTGATTGTGGTCAACGGTGTGCCCATCGACAATACCAACAACGGCGCGCGCGGTGATGTTTCCGAAAGAGGAAGCAACCGTACCTCCGACGGTGGTGACGGCTTGAGTAGTATCAACCCTGATGACATTGAGTCGATGACAGTTTTGAAAGGTGCGGCGGCTTCGGCCTTGTATGGCTCTCGTGCCAAAGACGGCGTTATTATGATTACGACCAAAAATCGTGGTTCGGGCTCGGGCGTTTCTTTGACTTATAATTCCAATTTTACGTCCGAAACTCCCTTGGATTACACCGATTATCAATATGAATACGGTCAAGGTGAAAACGGCTTGCGTCCAACGGCGGCCTTCCCTACGTCGGGACAGTGGAGTTTTGGAGAAAAATTCCAGCCTGGAATGACACAAGTTTTGTTCGACAACATCACCGTTCCGTATGAGCCACAGCGGAATCAAATTTCACAGTTTTACCAAAAAGGATATACTTGGACCAACACCATGACGCTATCTTCTGGAGGTGAAAATGGAGGATTTAGCCTTTCGGTATCTAACTTAGACAACCGCACCATTCTCCGAAATTCGGGCTATCACCGTCGGACAATCAACCTTGGTTTTACCCAAACGTTTGCCAAAAAACTGACCGTTTCGGGAAACGTTAATTACTCAAACGAATACCGTAAAAATCCCCCAAACATTGCCGAACAAGATTACAGTCCCGTGATTATTTTCAACATGGCAAATTCGATGCCGCTCGATTTATTGGAAAAAAATGCGGAAGATGCCAACGGAAACGAAGTGGTTTGGTCACGATTTACGAACCGTACTAACCCTTATTTTGCGCTTAAACGCTTTGATAATATTCGGAATGACCGTGTTTTTGGCAACCTAACTGCGCGTTATAACTTTACTGATTGGTTGTTTTTGCAAGGTCGGGTTGGGCAGGATTACTATTCGAGAGAGCAAGATTATAACCTCCCAACGGGTACGCAGCGACAACCTGCCGCTCCCGCAGGTTTTGTAAATGGACAATTTGTACAAGATGCGCGTAGTGTACGTGAACTTAATGCCGATTTCTTGTTGGGGGCTAATCGTACGTTTGGGGTCATTGGGATGAACGTGAACGTGGGAGGCAACCAAATGTATCGCCGAATCAGCCGCCACAATGTATTTGTGCAAGATTTTTATACCAGAAACCTATATACCGTTGGAAACGGTCGTTTGCGTGATGCCACGTACGATTTTTCTGAGCGTCAAGTGAACTCCCTCTATGCGTCGGCTGAGGTGTCGTACAAAGATTATTTGTTTTTGAACGGAACCGTACGCAACGATTGGTTTTCAACGTTGTCGCCAGCCAACAGAAGCATTTTGTATCCATCTATTACCGCAAGCTTTGTGTTTTCACAAGCCTTTGCGACGAAGTTGCCCACTTGGATTAATTTCGGAAAAATCAGGGCTGCCTACGCCGAAGTGGGTAGTGATACCGACGTGTCGCCCTATGCTAACAACCTCTTTTACAGCATCAACGCGCAGCAGTTTCCTTCGCCAACGGGCGTTGCCCAGCCTTTGGGAACAATCAGTGGCAGTACCGTACCGAACCCTAACTTACGCCCCATGCGCGTCTCAGAGAAAGAGTTTGGCTTGGAGTTGAAGTTGTTTAATAATTTCTTGGGACTTGATTTTACCTACTACGACAAACTGTCTTCTGACCAAATTTTGCGGGCGCAGACCTCCAATGCAGGGGGGTACTTAACGCAACTTATCAACGTAGGCCAAAGCCAAAACCGAGGTGTCGAAATGTTGGTGACACTTAACCCCATTCGGCGTGAAGACCTCACTTGGAGCCTTATTTTGAACGCGGCGTATAACAAAACCAAAGTGCTGGATTTGGGAAGCGGCGTGAGCGATAACATGATTACCGTCGGAACGGGTGAATTTACGGGTGAGTTGCGCCAGGTGGTGGGGCAACCAATGGGGCAGTTGTTCGGATTTGGTTACCTCCGCGACGCCCAAGGCCGCCAAGTATTTGACGCGGGCAATGGCCGTCCACTTCGTACTGCTACCCAAATTCCGTTTGGCAGCGCCTTACCACTTTGGGTAGGTGGAATCACCAATAGTTTCAATTTCAAAGGCGTAGAGCTATCGTTTTTGATTGACTTTAAATTGGGTCATAAGATGATTTCTGGTACCAACCACAACGCGTGGCGTCATGGTTTGCACAAAGCCACGTTGGTAGGTCGGGCGGAGAATTTCGTCATTGGAGACGGCGTAAATCCGAACGGTGAGGTGAATAAAACCAAGTCGGTTGTTCAGGCATTTTACGAAACGGTACGCTCGCAAAACATCGCCGAAGAGTTTGTTTACAACGCAGGGCTTTGGCAGCTACGCCAGATTTCGTTGGGTTATGATTTGAGCAAATTGTTGCCCGCCAACCGTCGATTTGTTAAAGGAATCCGCCTCAATGCCGTCGCTAACAACGTAGCGGTCATCAAAAAATGGGTGCCAAACATTCACCCAGAGCAGTTTGGATTTCCGTCGGATAACCTCGTGGGTCTCGAAGCTACGGGACTACCGATTACCAGAAACATTGGCTTTAACTTAAATGTGAAGTTTTAA
- a CDS encoding FecR family protein: MNVEITKQFIFSYLSGKSSALQKQMIDDWVKKEGNEELFYKWLFEYEHQNPQYLTDVDAGLERFSQWADQVDENPDSVARTEYEEVVTRQMTWKRWAVAASLVGVLATGWLYQDSFLFKTYRTAFGETQTITLSDGTQVILNANSALEVPRFGFGKKTRQVQLTGEANFSVTHTIDNQRFVVKTEKGVEVVVLGTEFSVYARRKEAKVVLNKGKVQLRYQEGTTQKELMMKPGELVTFDQSNHLKKEVTEQPEKYTAWKEHRFVFDDTTLEEFVRIMADNYGLKVIIADDSLSQRTLVGSFRANNADELLEIVSEIFDLQITKVGDTVLLTDK, encoded by the coding sequence ATGAACGTGGAAATAACGAAACAATTTATATTCAGCTATTTATCTGGAAAATCATCGGCTTTGCAGAAGCAAATGATTGATGACTGGGTAAAGAAGGAAGGCAACGAAGAGTTGTTTTACAAATGGCTGTTTGAATACGAACACCAAAATCCGCAGTACCTCACGGATGTCGATGCGGGCTTGGAACGATTTAGCCAATGGGCTGACCAAGTTGACGAAAACCCTGATTCTGTGGCTCGCACGGAGTATGAAGAGGTAGTAACGCGACAAATGACTTGGAAGCGGTGGGCAGTTGCAGCTTCTTTGGTGGGTGTGTTGGCGACAGGATGGTTGTACCAAGATTCGTTTTTGTTTAAAACTTATCGTACCGCATTTGGAGAAACCCAAACGATAACCCTGAGCGATGGTACACAAGTAATTCTTAATGCAAATTCAGCCTTGGAAGTCCCCAGATTTGGTTTTGGAAAGAAAACACGTCAGGTGCAACTAACGGGAGAAGCGAATTTTTCGGTAACGCATACCATTGATAACCAACGATTTGTGGTAAAAACTGAGAAAGGGGTAGAGGTAGTTGTTTTGGGAACAGAATTTTCGGTTTATGCCCGCCGCAAAGAAGCCAAAGTGGTGTTGAACAAAGGCAAAGTTCAGTTGCGCTACCAAGAAGGGACAACGCAAAAAGAGCTAATGATGAAGCCTGGAGAGTTGGTGACGTTTGACCAAAGCAACCACCTAAAAAAAGAAGTTACCGAGCAACCTGAAAAATACACGGCATGGAAAGAGCATCGCTTTGTGTTCGATGATACAACCTTGGAAGAATTTGTCCGAATTATGGCCGATAACTACGGTTTAAAAGTAATTATCGCCGACGATTCCCTGTCCCAACGGACGCTTGTGGGGTCGTTTCGGGCCAATAATGCCGACGAATTGCTTGAAATTGTTTCTGAAATATTTGACCTCCAAATCACCAAAGTGGGTGATACCGTACTTCTTACTGATAAATAA
- a CDS encoding RNA polymerase sigma-70 factor: MKQVNNNYIETKGTPITTPLSSSDDKKVVEFDDELFIRKTFETNAREGMALLYKRYYQPLCTHAVKYVGSRETAEDLVSEIFYQLYANKTFGDITSSYRFYLFRAVRNKAYNYLRWDLSRKADLLEAAQKPMLDEYQPDHISQFEELYHDVEEAVNKLPIERRKIYLMRKFEGKKYQEIADELNLSVKTVDVQLHRANQYVRELLKGKWLLSEVLVVFGLIF, translated from the coding sequence ATGAAGCAGGTCAACAATAATTATATTGAAACCAAGGGTACTCCTATTACCACACCATTATCTTCTTCCGACGATAAAAAAGTCGTGGAGTTTGATGACGAATTGTTTATCCGAAAAACCTTTGAGACCAATGCGCGGGAAGGAATGGCCTTGCTTTACAAACGCTATTACCAACCCCTTTGTACCCACGCGGTGAAGTACGTTGGTTCGCGAGAAACGGCTGAAGATCTTGTCTCTGAAATTTTTTATCAACTGTATGCCAACAAAACATTTGGCGACATTACTTCCTCTTATCGGTTTTACCTATTTCGGGCTGTTCGCAATAAAGCGTATAACTACCTCCGTTGGGATTTGAGCCGCAAAGCAGACCTGCTCGAAGCCGCCCAAAAACCGATGCTCGACGAATATCAGCCTGACCATATCAGCCAATTTGAAGAACTGTACCACGATGTGGAAGAAGCCGTGAATAAATTACCGATTGAGCGGCGAAAAATTTATTTGATGCGAAAATTTGAAGGGAAAAAGTACCAAGAGATTGCGGATGAGCTGAACCTTTCAGTGAAAACAGTGGACGTACAGCTTCACCGAGCCAATCAGTACGTTCGTGAGTTGCTCAAGGGGAAGTGGCTTCTTTCGGAAGTTTTAGTGGTGTTTGGCCTCATTTTTTAA
- the garD gene encoding galactarate dehydratase, whose translation MKNTIIDTQTSPIGTRGLVIKTSPNDNVAIVAIPSGLKRGSIVMGTTVLVEDIPMGHKVALQTLKIGDEVRRYGQVIGYATRTIEKGSWVNEGNISLPEPPKLEDIKYKPVLPPVEINDKLQAQLRKASFMGYRNADGSVGTKNVLAITTSVQCVAGITNFIENKIRKELLPLYPNVDDVVAFNHSYGCGIAIDAPGAIVPIRTIKNIAQNPNFGGEVMIIGLGCEKLRPEKIAPLSGDGGLSILYLQDERFEGFYEMVDGIMEMAATHLKKLNQRQRTRCSVADLVVGMQCGGSDAFSGLTGNPVSGFAADLIVKAGGTVFFSEVTEVRDAIHLLVPRAMDETVAQKLKDEMAWYDNYLYQGQADRSANTTPGNKGGGLSNIVEKALGSVAKSGTSPIVDVVSPGEKVRKKGLNFVATPASDFACGTLQLAAGMNMHVFITGRGTPYGLNMVPVIKVSSNSKLANRWHDLIDFDAGPVAFGEKTIEEMGWELFHLILEVASGTKKVATDKLGLYNDLVLFNPGPLT comes from the coding sequence ATGAAAAACACTATTATAGATACTCAAACTTCCCCAATAGGGACTAGGGGGCTAGTTATCAAAACCTCGCCCAATGACAACGTAGCCATCGTAGCAATTCCTTCGGGACTGAAACGTGGAAGCATTGTCATGGGTACAACGGTTTTAGTAGAAGATATTCCGATGGGGCATAAAGTAGCCCTCCAAACCCTCAAAATAGGCGATGAAGTTCGGCGTTATGGACAAGTAATAGGCTATGCGACCCGAACCATTGAAAAAGGTAGCTGGGTCAATGAGGGAAATATCAGTTTGCCCGAACCTCCCAAATTGGAAGATATTAAGTACAAACCAGTTTTACCTCCTGTTGAGATAAATGATAAATTGCAAGCTCAATTAAGGAAGGCGTCTTTCATGGGCTACCGAAATGCTGATGGTAGTGTAGGTACAAAAAATGTATTGGCAATTACCACGAGCGTACAATGCGTGGCAGGTATTACCAATTTTATCGAAAATAAAATACGAAAAGAATTGCTGCCTTTGTATCCTAATGTCGATGACGTAGTGGCGTTTAATCACAGTTATGGATGTGGCATTGCAATTGATGCTCCTGGCGCAATTGTGCCGATTCGAACCATCAAAAACATTGCACAAAATCCCAACTTTGGCGGCGAAGTGATGATTATTGGCCTTGGTTGTGAAAAACTTAGACCAGAAAAAATAGCACCCCTATCGGGGGACGGGGGGCTGTCTATTCTCTATCTCCAAGATGAGCGTTTTGAGGGTTTTTATGAAATGGTGGACGGGATTATGGAAATGGCAGCAACGCACCTGAAAAAACTCAATCAACGCCAGCGTACCCGATGTTCAGTAGCGGATTTGGTGGTGGGGATGCAATGTGGTGGAAGCGACGCTTTTTCGGGCTTGACGGGCAATCCTGTGTCAGGCTTTGCCGCCGATTTGATTGTGAAAGCGGGAGGAACGGTGTTTTTTTCGGAAGTGACCGAAGTCCGCGATGCCATACATTTGTTGGTGCCAAGGGCAATGGATGAAACCGTTGCCCAAAAACTCAAAGACGAAATGGCGTGGTACGACAATTACCTCTACCAAGGTCAAGCCGACCGCAGTGCCAATACAACTCCAGGAAATAAAGGTGGAGGACTAAGTAACATTGTCGAAAAAGCATTGGGTTCGGTTGCCAAGTCGGGGACGAGCCCGATTGTGGATGTGGTTTCTCCAGGAGAAAAAGTAAGAAAGAAAGGACTAAATTTTGTCGCAACGCCTGCTTCTGATTTCGCTTGTGGTACGCTGCAATTGGCCGCAGGGATGAACATGCACGTATTCATCACGGGGCGCGGCACTCCTTATGGACTTAACATGGTACCCGTAATAAAAGTAAGTTCTAACTCAAAACTCGCCAACCGTTGGCACGATTTGATTGATTTCGACGCGGGACCCGTTGCTTTTGGCGAAAAAACCATAGAAGAAATGGGTTGGGAATTGTTCCACTTGATTTTGGAAGTGGCCAGTGGAACCAAAAAAGTAGCAACAGACAAATTGGGTTTATACAACGACTTAGTACTCTTTAACCCTGGGCCTTTGACTTAG
- a CDS encoding GntP family permease, translating to MLDPVLILLVGVVIVVGGIIGFKLHPFLALLSAALVVALLTPEAAIEQFYLAKGMSAAEALKQAHKSVGERIATEFGNTCAKIGILIAMAAIIGKSMLDSGAAEKIIRAMLKVTGVKNAPVGFILSSFFLTIPVFVDTVIFLMMPLAKAMGMRLGKNYLLLALSVIAGAVMANSYVPPSPGPLFLIGALNVPIGLMMVCGTLLGLCTITVGYLIALYLNKKYDIPLRDAPDARLEDIAAIANKDDKELPALGWALLPAVFPLVTICVRSAVEAFKIPHENLSPFSQGFMDVLMFCGDKNIAIFMGACFALYVLAGQKKTTKDKLTAFTQTALMSGGGIILITAAGGAFGGMLQQTGISQRIADMTKDYQMALIPLAFLITAVVRTAQGSATVALITASGILAGMAQNANLGFHPVYLCLAIGSGAKLIPWMNDAGFWIMCKTSNLTEQEALKTIAPMQSLMGLAGVLLTMIAAWLWPMV from the coding sequence ATGTTAGATCCTGTACTCATTTTGCTCGTTGGCGTGGTGATTGTTGTCGGTGGTATCATTGGTTTTAAATTGCATCCATTTTTGGCACTTTTGTCTGCGGCGTTGGTGGTTGCATTGCTTACACCCGAGGCGGCGATTGAACAATTTTATCTGGCCAAAGGCATGTCGGCTGCCGAGGCGTTGAAACAAGCGCATAAAAGCGTAGGTGAACGTATTGCCACCGAATTTGGAAATACCTGCGCTAAAATTGGTATTTTGATTGCGATGGCAGCTATCATCGGAAAGTCGATGCTAGACAGCGGAGCCGCCGAAAAAATCATTCGTGCCATGCTGAAAGTGACAGGCGTGAAAAATGCACCCGTTGGGTTTATTCTGAGCAGTTTCTTTTTGACGATACCCGTTTTTGTTGATACAGTTATCTTTTTAATGATGCCTTTGGCCAAAGCGATGGGAATGCGTTTGGGTAAAAATTATCTTTTGCTGGCGTTGTCGGTCATTGCGGGTGCCGTTATGGCCAATTCTTACGTTCCTCCTTCGCCTGGGCCGTTATTTCTCATTGGTGCGTTAAACGTTCCCATTGGGTTAATGATGGTTTGCGGCACTTTATTAGGGCTTTGTACCATTACAGTAGGTTACCTTATTGCGCTGTATCTCAATAAAAAATACGATATTCCCTTGCGTGATGCGCCCGATGCCCGTTTGGAAGACATTGCAGCCATTGCCAACAAAGATGACAAAGAACTACCTGCTTTGGGATGGGCGCTGCTTCCTGCGGTGTTTCCATTGGTAACTATTTGTGTGCGCTCGGCGGTGGAGGCATTTAAAATTCCGCACGAAAACTTATCGCCTTTTAGTCAAGGATTTATGGATGTACTGATGTTCTGTGGAGATAAAAACATCGCCATTTTTATGGGGGCTTGTTTTGCGCTTTACGTCTTGGCAGGCCAGAAAAAAACAACAAAAGACAAACTGACGGCCTTCACCCAAACGGCTTTGATGAGTGGTGGAGGTATTATTTTGATTACAGCCGCTGGTGGGGCTTTTGGTGGAATGTTGCAGCAAACAGGTATTAGTCAGCGCATTGCCGACATGACAAAAGATTATCAAATGGCGCTTATTCCGTTGGCATTTTTAATTACGGCAGTGGTGCGTACGGCCCAAGGTTCAGCGACGGTAGCGTTGATTACGGCTTCGGGGATACTGGCTGGAATGGCCCAAAATGCCAATTTAGGTTTTCACCCCGTTTATCTGTGCTTGGCCATCGGAAGCGGGGCAAAACTAATTCCGTGGATGAACGACGCAGGTTTCTGGATTATGTGTAAAACCTCTAATCTAACCGAGCAAGAAGCCCTCAAAACCATTGCCCCTATGCAAAGTTTGATGGGATTGGCGGGGGTACTTTTGACAATGATAGCAGCTTGGTTGTGGCCAATGGTGTAG
- a CDS encoding FAD-binding oxidoreductase: MTSIVDLLTQAVGKDAILPPIEATERPASRWLSTDNLSCKALARPNTTDDVAKILRLCNEYGQTVVPHGGLTNVVGGVTTTSNDVALSLERMNVIEEIDLQNKTVTVQAGVILHDLQKVVAEAGLLFPLDLGAKGSCMIGGNISTNAGGLQALRYGVMRQLVLGLEVVLADGTVISSMNKMLKNNAGYDLKHLFIGSEGTLGVVTKAVLKLEDAPKSKNTALIGLSSFDKAIAFLQTAKRELANKLTTFEIIWQDYYRLMTSPPSSFTPPLPQDYPYYVLMEALGQNQEADEVHFQNLLEQSLENGLIEDATLAQSQQELDWFWGIREKVDFIFQVHQPVFLFDVSLPITDMEAYINTVIHNLKAVWPQVHFYSFGHMGDGNLHLFVSCGENTPETRHRVEEIVFLPLQKIGGSITAEHGIGLEKKPWLHLSRTPEELALMRTLKQALDPKGILNPGKVV, encoded by the coding sequence ATGACCTCCATTGTTGACCTCCTCACTCAAGCAGTTGGAAAAGACGCCATTTTACCCCCAATCGAAGCTACCGAACGCCCCGCAAGCCGTTGGTTATCGACCGACAACCTTTCGTGCAAAGCATTAGCGCGTCCCAATACCACCGACGATGTGGCGAAAATCCTACGACTTTGTAATGAATACGGCCAAACCGTAGTACCGCACGGTGGTTTGACAAACGTGGTTGGGGGCGTGACCACTACCTCCAACGACGTGGCATTGAGTCTCGAACGAATGAATGTCATTGAGGAAATTGACCTTCAAAACAAAACAGTTACGGTACAAGCGGGCGTGATTTTACACGATTTGCAAAAGGTCGTTGCTGAAGCAGGTTTGTTGTTTCCGCTGGACTTAGGTGCCAAAGGGAGTTGTATGATTGGCGGCAATATCTCAACGAATGCAGGAGGTTTGCAGGCGCTTCGATATGGAGTTATGCGTCAGCTTGTCTTGGGCTTGGAAGTAGTTTTGGCCGACGGTACGGTTATTTCTTCGATGAATAAAATGCTCAAAAACAACGCTGGCTACGATTTAAAGCACTTGTTCATTGGGTCAGAAGGAACGCTCGGGGTCGTCACCAAAGCTGTTTTGAAACTAGAAGATGCCCCCAAAAGTAAAAATACGGCGCTTATTGGCCTTTCCAGCTTCGACAAAGCAATCGCATTTCTGCAAACCGCCAAGCGTGAATTGGCCAATAAACTCACCACGTTTGAAATCATCTGGCAAGACTATTACCGTTTGATGACCTCACCTCCCTCTAGTTTTACGCCGCCTCTTCCCCAAGATTATCCTTATTATGTATTGATGGAAGCATTAGGCCAAAATCAAGAAGCAGACGAAGTTCATTTTCAAAATTTATTGGAACAATCGCTCGAAAATGGCCTTATCGAAGACGCCACTTTGGCACAATCTCAACAAGAGCTGGACTGGTTTTGGGGAATACGCGAAAAAGTTGACTTTATTTTTCAAGTTCACCAACCTGTATTTTTGTTTGATGTGAGTTTGCCCATCACTGACATGGAAGCCTACATTAACACCGTCATCCACAACCTTAAAGCGGTGTGGCCACAAGTTCATTTCTACAGTTTTGGTCACATGGGCGATGGAAATTTGCACTTATTTGTAAGCTGCGGAGAAAACACCCCCGAAACTCGCCACCGCGTGGAAGAAATCGTATTTCTACCTCTTCAAAAAATCGGTGGTTCGATTACAGCCGAACACGGTATTGGTCTCGAAAAAAAACCGTGGCTTCACCTCAGCCGCACACCTGAAGAACTAGCCCTTATGCGTACTCTCAAACAAGCACTAGACCCCAAAGGTATTTTGAATCCTGGAAAAGTAGTTTAA